A single window of Populus nigra chromosome 17, ddPopNigr1.1, whole genome shotgun sequence DNA harbors:
- the LOC133676963 gene encoding mediator of RNA polymerase II transcription subunit 7a-like — translation MATATFPPPPPFYRLYKDYIENPKSAPEPPPPIEGTYVCFASSYTTDDVLPSLEEQGVRQLYPKGPNVDFKKELRSLNRELQLHILELADVLVERPSQYARRVEDISLIFKNLHHLLNSLRPHQARATLIHILELQIQRRKQAVEDIKRQREEAQKLLKEALGTLAGQ, via the exons ATGGCAACAGCTACATTTCCACCACCGCCACCGTTTTACAGACTGTACAAAGATTATATTGAAAACCCTAAATCAGCTCCAGAACCTCCTCCTCCTATTGAAGGCACTTATGTGTGTTTTGCTAGCAGTTACACT actGATGATGTGCTTCCAAGCTTAGAAGAGCAGGGAGTGCGACAACTGTACCCAAAAGGACCAAATGTTG ATTTCAAGAAAGAACTGAGGTCACTTAATAGAGAATTGCAGCTTCACATTTTGGAGCTTGCCGATGTTCTTGTTGAGAGACCTTCACAATATGCTAGGAGAGTGGAAGACATTTCCCTTATCTTCAAGAATTTGCATCACCTCCTCAATTCTTTGCGTCCCCATCAG GCTAGGGCCACATTGATTCATATTCTAGAGCTTCAGATACAACGTCGTAAACAAGCTGTGGAGGATATAAAGAG GCAGAGAGAAGAGGCACAGAAACTCCTCAAGGAGGCTCTCGGAACCCTAGCTGGGCAGTAG